From a region of the Nitrospira sp. genome:
- a CDS encoding 4Fe-4S binding protein, which produces MIVLASVHAYIAFHLISWHVFGFEIWGKTAMMGVPSLAKGTINAAAIMVILILGSILVWGRGFCGWVCHMRGAIEFADWILRKLKVRQYLKLRERNVLVNTPHRWLLRIGALFVLLLPVIILIHNTGFTPKVNLTAPVPMADLPGYEGKAFAKTAFFNFDIKPTWKDYLLAFGLAVFIQFTMSIVMNLRYGQGAFCRLLCPYAPMMVPLMNISPVQSKITRVAQCTGCRDCSNACPQGIDVSREIFHFNGKVINTECIKCYACIDACDDNVLKDTAAPGVPQTNVLRPYEKRPWQQEAVRKDGLLTNARHMQVFEPLGPVADFMSMIVALICGGITSRFGGFWFYPGAIISFIVFRECCIYVSNWLVARKHRVSASIVGS; this is translated from the coding sequence ATGATCGTCTTAGCGTCGGTGCATGCGTACATCGCATTCCATCTGATTTCATGGCATGTCTTTGGCTTCGAGATTTGGGGCAAAACCGCAATGATGGGAGTGCCCTCCCTCGCAAAAGGGACCATCAACGCTGCAGCGATCATGGTCATCCTCATCCTCGGGTCGATCTTGGTCTGGGGAAGGGGGTTCTGCGGTTGGGTTTGCCACATGCGAGGAGCAATCGAATTCGCCGACTGGATCTTGCGCAAACTAAAAGTGCGTCAATATCTCAAATTGCGTGAAAGAAATGTGTTGGTAAACACGCCTCATCGTTGGCTTCTCAGGATAGGGGCCCTTTTTGTTTTGCTGTTGCCGGTAATTATTCTCATTCACAACACAGGATTTACACCCAAGGTGAATCTGACGGCGCCGGTGCCGATGGCGGATTTGCCCGGCTATGAGGGCAAGGCGTTCGCAAAGACAGCATTCTTCAATTTTGACATCAAGCCGACGTGGAAGGATTACCTGCTTGCGTTCGGCTTAGCGGTGTTCATTCAATTTACGATGAGCATCGTGATGAACTTGCGTTACGGACAGGGTGCATTCTGCCGGCTCTTATGTCCCTATGCTCCGATGATGGTCCCCCTCATGAACATCTCCCCGGTCCAATCAAAGATCACGCGAGTGGCGCAGTGTACTGGCTGTCGAGATTGCAGTAATGCCTGTCCTCAGGGCATCGATGTCAGCAGAGAGATCTTCCATTTCAACGGGAAAGTGATCAACACCGAGTGCATCAAGTGTTATGCCTGTATTGATGCCTGCGATGACAATGTCCTGAAGGACACGGCGGCGCCCGGCGTTCCCCAAACCAATGTATTGAGGCCCTATGAGAAACGTCCTTGGCAGCAGGAGGCAGTCCGCAAAGATGGTCTATTGACGAATGCCAGACACATGCAGGTGTTCGAACCACTCGGTCCGGTGGCTGATTTCATGTCCATGATCGTGGCCTTGATTTGTGGCGGCATTACTTCACGGTTCGGCGGATTTTGGTTTTACCCAGGCGCAATCATCTCGTTCATTGTGTTTCGAGAATGCTGCATCTATGTGAGCAACTGGTTGGTAGCACGGAAGCACAGAGTGTCTGCTTCAATTGTTGGGTCGTAG
- a CDS encoding glycoside hydrolase family 15 protein, whose product MPRDLPVGNGSLLVAFDGTYQLRDLYWPYVGLENHTDGHVFRVGVWVDGLFTWLDDPRWRRELRYASDTLVTRVELSHPDLRLTLYWRDTVDFHEPLFLRCIEIKNAATYDREVRLFFHHDFHISGYELGDTAYYEPERRALYHYKGPRWFLINTAVPGKRPDDAADSIEGWHIGLHQWACGQKEVACLQGTWKDAEDGELSGNPIAQGSVDSTAAVHLSVPAGSGQIAYYWLAVGSNFEEVTRLNRSVRRRGPWTFIDRTASYWHLWVDLHRPTFADLPKEVSGLYVSSLLIMRTQIDNQGAVIAANDSDIASEVRDTYSYMWPRDGAMVAYAFDLAGFLEIARPFYPFCERVLTKEGYLLHKYNPDETLASSWHPWMRDGGKELPIQEDETALVLWALWNRFETWKNVEYVKPLYRSLIIPAADFMVNYRDLETGLPLPSYDLWEERRGVMAFTCGAVWAGLKAASRFAEAFGEKVSAERYDTAADHIRTGVERLLYRPGLNRFVRMIHQTADGNRRFDETLDSSLFGLWYFGMFPPDDPRIVQTMRAMQDRLWVKTDVGGMARYENDPYHRQSQDIANVPGNSWFICTLWLAQWFIAIAKSPEDLKKALPLFDWCIHHALPSGVFPEQVHPYSGAALSVSPLTWSHGTFVAAVQEYLRQGQKLLK is encoded by the coding sequence ATGCCCCGCGATCTTCCAGTCGGCAACGGGTCACTGCTCGTCGCCTTCGACGGCACCTACCAGCTCCGCGATCTCTACTGGCCCTATGTCGGTTTAGAGAACCACACCGACGGGCATGTATTTCGCGTGGGCGTGTGGGTGGATGGCCTGTTCACCTGGCTGGATGATCCGCGCTGGCGCCGTGAACTCCGTTATGCCTCCGACACGTTGGTGACTCGCGTCGAGCTGTCCCATCCGGATCTCCGGCTCACGCTGTATTGGCGCGATACTGTCGATTTTCACGAACCCCTCTTTCTCCGCTGCATCGAGATCAAAAATGCCGCGACGTACGATCGTGAAGTGCGGCTCTTCTTCCACCATGACTTTCATATTTCCGGTTACGAACTCGGAGACACGGCCTACTATGAGCCGGAACGGCGAGCGCTGTACCACTACAAAGGTCCCCGCTGGTTCCTGATCAATACGGCGGTGCCGGGAAAACGACCGGATGACGCCGCGGATTCCATCGAGGGGTGGCACATCGGTCTCCATCAATGGGCTTGCGGCCAGAAGGAGGTCGCGTGTCTACAGGGAACGTGGAAAGATGCGGAAGACGGCGAGCTGTCCGGCAATCCAATCGCGCAGGGATCCGTTGATTCCACTGCGGCGGTTCATCTGAGTGTGCCTGCCGGTTCCGGACAGATTGCCTATTATTGGTTGGCGGTCGGTTCAAATTTCGAAGAGGTCACGAGACTCAATCGCTCCGTGCGCCGCCGCGGTCCCTGGACATTCATCGATCGTACGGCCTCCTACTGGCATCTCTGGGTGGATCTGCATCGACCGACCTTCGCCGATCTGCCGAAAGAGGTGTCGGGACTCTATGTTTCGAGCCTCCTCATCATGCGCACCCAGATCGACAACCAGGGCGCCGTCATCGCCGCCAACGACTCCGATATTGCTTCGGAGGTTCGCGACACCTATTCCTACATGTGGCCCCGGGACGGCGCGATGGTCGCCTACGCCTTCGACCTGGCCGGTTTCTTGGAGATCGCGCGCCCCTTCTATCCGTTCTGCGAACGGGTGCTCACGAAGGAAGGGTACCTGCTGCACAAATACAATCCGGATGAAACATTGGCCTCCAGTTGGCATCCGTGGATGCGGGACGGCGGGAAGGAATTGCCGATTCAGGAAGACGAGACGGCGCTCGTTCTGTGGGCGCTCTGGAACCGGTTTGAGACCTGGAAAAATGTCGAGTACGTCAAGCCGTTGTATCGATCGCTGATCATTCCTGCTGCGGACTTCATGGTGAATTATCGTGATCTCGAGACGGGGTTGCCCCTTCCCTCCTACGACCTCTGGGAAGAACGACGCGGCGTCATGGCCTTTACATGCGGTGCCGTCTGGGCCGGGTTGAAGGCTGCTTCCAGATTCGCCGAGGCGTTCGGCGAAAAGGTCTCGGCCGAACGGTATGACACCGCCGCAGACCACATCAGAACCGGCGTGGAAAGGTTGTTGTACAGGCCGGGATTGAATCGGTTTGTGCGGATGATTCATCAGACAGCGGATGGGAATCGGCGTTTCGATGAGACATTGGATTCGTCACTGTTTGGGCTGTGGTATTTCGGCATGTTCCCGCCGGATGATCCGCGCATCGTGCAGACCATGCGTGCGATGCAGGATCGTCTCTGGGTGAAGACCGATGTGGGAGGAATGGCCCGTTACGAGAACGACCCTTATCACCGGCAGAGTCAGGATATCGCCAACGTTCCTGGGAACTCCTGGTTCATCTGCACGCTCTGGTTGGCCCAGTGGTTCATTGCGATCGCAAAGAGTCCAGAGGATCTGAAGAAGGCCTTGCCTCTGTTCGACTGGTGTATCCACCATGCTTTGCCCTCCGGAGTATTTCCGGAACAGGTCCATCCGTACTCCGGTGCTGCACTGTCGGTCTCGCCCCTTACCTGGAGCCACGGAACATTCGTCGCGGCGGTTCAAGAATACCTCAGGCAGGGACAGAAGCTGCTGAAGTAA
- a CDS encoding universal stress protein: protein MSERIDPQRVPYIHAIQSAGVSVRAAVRGGIPSDSILECARTLESDLIVMGTHGRRGISHVMRGSVAEAVLRRSPCPVLVVRNLAWASEQRRVVRS from the coding sequence ATGTCCGAGCGGATCGACCCGCAGCGTGTGCCCTATATACACGCGATTCAGTCGGCCGGTGTCTCTGTCCGAGCCGCGGTTCGCGGTGGTATCCCGTCTGATTCCATCCTGGAGTGTGCCCGTACGTTGGAAAGCGACCTCATTGTCATGGGAACGCACGGGCGACGTGGGATCTCGCATGTCATGAGGGGCAGTGTAGCGGAAGCCGTGTTGCGACGATCGCCATGTCCGGTGCTTGTCGTGAGGAATCTTGCCTGGGCGTCCGAGCAACGGCGGGTGGTGCGGTCGTGA